Proteins from a single region of SAR202 cluster bacterium:
- a CDS encoding ketopantoate reductase family protein, translated as MPMRIAVMGSGGVGGYFGALIARAGKDITFIARGDHLAAMRAGGLRVASEAVGEFTVPVKSAGAPAEVGFADLVLFTVKMQSNAEAIPAIAPMVGPKTVILNLQNGVGNGEALGKVYGDDKIMVGPAYIQARLISPGVIQQLGKGAKVAFGEMKGGITPRARDLHKFFQECGWTVDLVENPQAVLWQKFIYLAASAGMNAATWVNYGEMAKAPMTMEMTREAIREIAAIAVASGVRFPEDPVERAMKMMAGFPQDGNSSLAKDFRAGKTVELDGLTGTVVRLGKELGVPTPVNRTIYAVLEPMAKRLGRGK; from the coding sequence ATGCCAATGAGAATTGCGGTAATGGGATCGGGCGGCGTGGGCGGGTACTTCGGGGCGCTGATCGCGCGGGCGGGGAAGGATATCACCTTCATCGCGCGCGGGGATCACCTGGCGGCGATGCGCGCGGGCGGGCTCCGCGTGGCGAGCGAGGCGGTCGGTGAGTTCACCGTGCCGGTGAAGTCGGCTGGTGCCCCGGCTGAGGTCGGCTTCGCGGACCTGGTGCTCTTTACAGTGAAGATGCAAAGTAATGCGGAGGCGATACCCGCGATCGCGCCCATGGTGGGTCCGAAGACGGTTATCCTGAACCTGCAAAACGGAGTCGGCAACGGCGAGGCCCTCGGCAAGGTGTACGGCGATGACAAGATAATGGTCGGCCCGGCGTACATCCAGGCGCGGCTAATCTCTCCCGGCGTTATCCAGCAGCTCGGCAAGGGCGCGAAGGTCGCGTTCGGCGAGATGAAGGGCGGCATCACGCCGCGCGCACGTGACCTTCACAAGTTCTTCCAGGAGTGCGGCTGGACGGTGGACCTGGTGGAAAACCCGCAGGCGGTCCTGTGGCAAAAGTTCATCTACCTGGCGGCGAGCGCCGGGATGAATGCGGCCACCTGGGTCAACTACGGTGAAATGGCGAAAGCGCCGATGACGATGGAAATGACGCGGGAGGCGATCAGGGAGATTGCCGCGATCGCCGTCGCGAGCGGCGTCCGGTTTCCGGAGGACCCTGTCGAGCGCGCGATGAAGATGATGGCCGGCTTTCCGCAGGACGGTAACTCATCTCTCGCGAAGGACTTCAGGGCCGGAAAGACGGTGGAGCTGGACGGGCTGACGGGCACGGTGGTGCGATTGGGCAAGGAGCTTGGCGTGCCCACGCCTGTCAACAGAACCATATATGCGGTGCTGGAGCCGATGGCGAAGCGGCTGGGCCGGGGGAAGTAG
- a CDS encoding antibiotic biosynthesis monooxygenase, producing MIAVLVSIRVRPGLMDRFIEATLDDARGSVRDEPGCYRFDVLRDAKDANLVHLYEVYTDESAREAHRKMPHYLEWGEAVKEWRDGPSSRIEMGIFAENV from the coding sequence ATGATCGCCGTGCTGGTGTCCATAAGGGTGCGGCCGGGATTAATGGACCGGTTTATAGAGGCGACGCTGGATGACGCTCGAGGCTCCGTTAGGGACGAGCCGGGGTGTTACCGGTTCGACGTTCTGCGGGACGCGAAGGACGCAAACCTGGTCCACCTGTACGAGGTGTACACGGACGAGTCCGCGAGGGAGGCGCACCGCAAGATGCCGCACTACCTTGAATGGGGCGAGGCGGTAAAGGAGTGGCGCGACGGCCCGTCCAGCCGCATCGAAATGGGCATATTTGCAGAAAATGTGTGA
- a CDS encoding adenine phosphoribosyltransferase: MDLKKHIRDIPNFPKPGILFKDITPLLKDPDAFACTIDMLAERYTRMDVDAVLGIDARGFLFAAPLAYKMRKPLVPVRKHGKLPFNTKSVKYEFEYGDNVIEVHVDGVIPGQRVVIVDDLLATGGTLAASARLVEESGGVVAELAVVVELSFLKGRDRLKSYSIHSLMQY; encoded by the coding sequence ATGGACCTCAAGAAGCACATTCGCGATATCCCTAACTTCCCGAAGCCCGGAATCCTATTCAAGGATATCACCCCGCTCCTGAAAGACCCCGATGCATTCGCCTGCACAATTGACATGCTTGCCGAGCGCTACACCCGGATGGACGTGGACGCCGTGCTCGGCATCGACGCCCGCGGGTTCCTGTTCGCCGCGCCGCTCGCCTACAAGATGCGGAAGCCCCTGGTGCCCGTCCGCAAGCACGGCAAGCTCCCTTTCAACACCAAGTCCGTCAAGTACGAGTTCGAGTACGGAGACAATGTTATCGAGGTCCACGTAGACGGCGTCATTCCGGGCCAGCGAGTTGTCATTGTCGATGACCTGCTGGCGACCGGCGGAACGCTGGCGGCCTCCGCGCGACTGGTCGAAGAGAGCGGCGGCGTAGTGGCGGAGCTGGCGGTCGTGGTAGAGCTCTCGTTCCTGAAGGGCCGGGACAGGCTCAAGAGCTACAGCATCCATTCACTCATGCAGTACTAA